Proteins from one Triticum aestivum cultivar Chinese Spring chromosome 7A, IWGSC CS RefSeq v2.1, whole genome shotgun sequence genomic window:
- the LOC123150288 gene encoding disease resistance protein RGA5, protein MDLTEKDKEEPSRKRRETRKVLDPVRIAGKKRRNNDDRILEEDYKNVLIDNPTTATVSDPVIESSAENEVEQSGAQLPVLEDISRLFDGSVSSSLGAMRPLVEKLGILLAPSQEHYKRLPKRIKEGVHLLKDDVEVISSYLDELSELEDPPPVAICWMNEARDLSYDMVDYIDSLLFVPPDRFIKKKKKKKKKKKKKKKKRQKMMMIKKRLKWYKQIAFIAQVSEHGTKTSKIIHVNVPRLPSKPKIAETISEFRIYVQEAFERHDRYKLQCCSTLRRHRFLSAGSMLPMPYDEVAQIVIDGRMNEFICSLAANDTAGQQQLKVVSVLGSGCLGKTTLANVLYERIEMQFECRAFIRVSRKPDMKRLFSDLFSQLHKKQPLPASCNELGISDNTSKHMQHKRYLIVIDDLWDASVWDIIKYAFPNGNCGSRIIITTQIEDVALTCCCDRPEHVFEMKPLDDAHSRMLFFNRLFGSENDCPAEFKQVSNEIIDICGGLPLATMNIASHLANQQTAVSLDLLTYIRDSLRSHLWSSSTSERTRQVLTLSYNNLPHYLKTCLLYLHMYPEGSIIWKDDLSMQWVAEASIVTQKGKGQYQDRLKKAAGICFDELIDRRFIQPSYINYNNEVLSCTVHDVVRELIAHKSAEENFIVVVDYNRKNIALSHKVRRLSLIFGDAKYAKTPENITKSQVRSLRFFGLFDCMPCIRDFKVLRVLNLQLSGHCGLHDPIDLTGISELFQLRYLKIASDVCIKLPNHIRGLQCLETLDVMDATRVTAIPWDIIHLPHLFHLALPVDTNLLGTMTDSVVSLWSLCKLNYLQDLYLTISSTPCSGHPEKNMDSVGSLLEGHGSLKNIVVSHGPSVKDIVVPGASKVIISWDDLEPPPLLQRFECSPHSCVIFSQIPKWLKELGNLCILKMAVMELQMSSVDILRGLPALIDLSLYVQWAPGERIIFDKAAGFSVLKYFKLRCTSGIPWLKFEADAMPNLWKLTLGFNAIPRMDQHQLIRIEHMPDLKEISVKFGGAAAHIEYAVRSVVSNHPRNPTINMQLVNSSSYGDESTEQSLPINWAPESCAADAVADVEPLRRLSDNLATAFHSPDDFAFLADMCIAVPGAPDLHVHRYMLSVRSPFLRAFFARRASVEGNRLELWELLGEKVEVGYEALQLVLEYLYSARFHVLPRPACVCVDMDGCAHVSCHPVISFMAQVLFVTFTFQITELTNYFQRHLLDVLDDVEVGNLPLILSVANLCNKSCMKLLDRCLEMVVRSNLEMITLEKALPPDVMKQITDARLSLGLVSPEDKGFPKKHARRILRALDSSDVELVRMLLKEGQTNLDDAFALHYAVEHCNSKITTELLDIAHANVNHRNPRGYTVLHIAARRRDPKILVSLLTKGARPSDLTFDGRKAIQIAKRLTKHRDYFGITEEGKPSPKDRLCIEVLEQAERWDPQVGEASVSLARVGDCEPGKLLYLENRVGLARIHFPVEARVAMDIAQLDGTSEFILGSSADPPPEIQQATVDLNETSLIMNDEHLARMRALSKTGASFRVVRMCWTRSWMMNLSWLLSEKKHPWRRGGSMTCMTRFRRHSARTRSRLV, encoded by the exons ATGGACCTCACGGAGAAGGATAAGGAGGAGCCGTCGAGGAAAAGGAGGGAGACAAGGAAGGTGCTGGATCCTGTCAGGATtgcggggaagaagaggaggaacaATGATGACAGGATTCTTGAGGAGGATTACAAGAATGTCTTAATCGACAATCCAACCACAGCCACAG TTTCTGATCCTGTTATTGAATCAAGTGCCGAAAATGAAGTCGAGCAATCTGGTGCTCAACTGCCAGTCCTTGAGGATATCTCGAGGCTGTTTG ATGGTTCGGTGAGTTCTTCATTGGGCGCCATGAGACCCCTTGTTGAGAAGCTTGGCATACTGCTAGCTCCTTCTCAGGAACACTACAAGAGGTTGCCCAAGAGGATCAAGGAGGGGGTGCACCTTCTCAAGGATGATGTTGAAGTGATAAGCTCCTACCTTGATGAACTGTCAGAGTTGGAGGACCCTCCCCCGGTGGCCATATGCTGGATGAATGAGGCACGCGATTTGTCTTACGATATGGTAGATTACATTGACAGCTTATTATTTGTGCCGCCTGACCGTTTcatcaaaaagaagaagaagaagaagaagaagaagaagaagaagaagaagaagaggcagaagatgatgatgataaAGAAGAGGCTTAAGTGGTACAAACAAATTGCATTCATAGCGCAGGTGTCAGAACATGGTACCAAGACCAGTAAAATCATTCATGTTAATGTCCCTCGTCTTCCCAGTAAGCCCAAGATTGCAGAAACAATATCGGAATTCAGGATCTATGTCCAGGAGGCTTTTGAACGGCACGACAGGTATAAGCTCCAGTGTTGCAGCACCTTGAGGAGGCATAGATTCTTGTCCGCTGGCAGTATGCTTCCAATGCCCTATGATGAAGTTGCACAAATTGTAATCGATGGGCGTATGAATGAGTTTATCTGCTCACTGGCCGCTAATGATACGGCAGGTCAGCAGCAGCTCAAGGTGGTATCTGTTCTTGGATCTGGGTGTCTTGGTAAAACTACACTTGCCAATGTGTTGTATGAAAGAATTGAGATGCAATTCGAATGCAGAGCTTTCATCCGAGTGTCCAGAAAGCCTGATATGAAGAGACTTTTCAGTGACTTGTTCTCGCAACTCCACAAGAAGCAGCCACTACCTGCCAGCTGTAATGAGCTTGGCATCAGCGACAATACCAGCAAACATATGCAACATAAAAG GTATCTAATTGTTATTGATGATTTGTGGGATGCATCAGTGTGGGATATTATTAAATATGCTTTTCCAAATGGAAACTGTGGCAGCAGAATAATAATAACTACACAGATCGAAGATGTTGCATTAACATGTTGCTGTGATCGTCCAGAGCATGTTTTCGAGATGAAACCTCTCGATGATGCTCACTCGAGAATGCTATTCTTTAACAGGCTTTTTGGTTCGGAAAATGACTGTCCAGCAGAATTCAAACAAGTTTCAAACGAAATTATTGATATATGTGGTGGTTTGCCACTAGCGACAATGAACATAGCTAGTCATTTGGCGAACCAGCAAACAGCAGTTTCACTGGATTTGCTTACATACATACGTGATTCGTTGAGATCCCATTTGTGGTCAAGTTCTACTTCAGAAAGAACGAGACAAGTACTAACACTCAGCTACAATAATCTCCCTCATTATCTGAAGACATGTTTGTTGTATCTTCACATGTATCCAGAGGGCTCCATAATCTGGAAGGATGATCTTTCGATGCAATGGGTAGCTGAAGCCTCCATCGTTACACAAAAAGGGAAAGGGCAATATCAAGACCGGTTGAAGAAAGCTGCAGGAATCTGTTTTGATGAACTTATTGATAGAAGATTCATCCAACCTTCATATATCAACTACAACAATGAGGTATTGTCCTGTACGGTCCATGATGTAGTACGTGAACTTATTGCACACAAGTCTGCAGAAGAGAATTTCATTGTGGTAGTAGACTACAATCGAAAGAATATAGCACTTTCCCATAAGGTTCGCCGACTATCTCTCATCTTTGGTGATGCAAAATATGCGAAGACACCAGAAAACATCACAAAGTCACAGGTTCGATCACTCAGATTTTTTGGATTATTCGACTGTATGCCTTGTATTAGAGATTTCAAGGTTCTTCGTGTCCTAAACCTTCAACTATCTGGTCATTGTGGCCTCCATGACCCCATAGACCTCACTGGGATTTCAGAGCTGTTTCAGCTAAGATATTTGAAGATTGCAAGTGATGTTTGCATAAAACTACCAAACCATATACGAGGGCTGCAATGTTTGGAAACGCTGGATGTTATGGATGCAACAAGAGTCACTGCTATTCCATGGGATATTATACATCTCCCACACTTGTTCCACCTGGCTCTTCCGGTTGACACAAATCTGCTAGGCACCATGACTGATTCCGTCGTCAGTCTGTGGAGCCTTTGCAAGCTGAACTACCTGCAAGATCTTTATCTTACCATTTCTTCTACACCTTGTTCTGGCCATCCGGAGAAAAACATGGATTCTGTAGGCTCTTTACTAGAAGGACATGGCAGCCTGAAAAATATAGTCGTGTCTCATGGCCCATCGGTTAAAGATATTGTGGTTCCCGGTGCCTCAAAAGTAATCATTTCCTGGGATGACTtggagcctccccctcttctccagaGATTTGAATGCT CGCCACACAGCTGCGTCATATTTTCCCAAATTCCTAAATGGCTTAAAGAACTTGGTAACCTGTGCATTCTGAAGATGGCAGTAATGGAACTGCAGATGAGTTCTGTTGATATTCTCAGAGGATTGCCTGCCCTCATTGATCTGTCGCTGTATGTGCAGTGGGCACCAGGTGAAAGGATCATCTTTGACAAGGCGGCCGGGTTCTCAGTTCTCAAGTACTTCAAATTGAGGTGCACAAGTGGTATCCCGTGGCTAAAATTTGAGGCGGATGCAATGCCTAATCTCTGGAAGCTCACGCTAGGTTTCAATGCCATTCCCCGAATGGACCAACATCAACTAATCCGCATCGAGCATATGCCAGACCTTAAAGAGATCTCCGTAAAATTTGGGGGTGCAGCTGCTCATATAGAGTATGCCGTGAGGTCTGTCGTTAGTAATCATCCAAGAAATCCTACAATCAACATGCAATTGGTGAATTCTAGTTCCTATGGTGATGAAAGCACAGAACAGAGCCTTCCAATAAACTGGGCTCCCGAGTCATGTGCGGCCGATGCGGTTGCTGATGTGGAGCCACTCCGTCGCCTCTCTGACAACCTCGCCACAGCCTTCCACTCACCGGATGACTTCGCCTTCCTTGCCGATATGTGCATTGCCGTGCCCGGCGCGCCCGACCTGCACGTGCACCGCTACATGCTCTCTGTGCGGAGTCCCTTCCTCCGCGCATTCTTCGCACGCCGCGCCTCTGTGGAGGGCAACAGGTTGGAACTCTGGGAACTTCTGGGCGAGAAGGTGGAGGTCGGGTATGAGGCACTGCAGCTAGTGCTCGAGTACCTGTACAGCGCCCGCTTCCATGTCCTTCCCAGGCCAGCATGTGTCTGCGTCGACATGGATGGTTGCGCGCACGTCAGCTGCCACCCCGTCATCTCCTTCATGGCGCAGGTCCTCTTTGTTACATTCACCTTCCAGATCACCGAGCTCACCAACTACTTCCAG CGGCATCTCCTTGATGTCCTTGATGATGTTGAAGTGGGTAACCTTCCATTGATATTATCTGTTGCAAACTTGTGCAATAAATCTTGCATGAAACTGCTCGATAGATGCCTTGAGATGGTAGTCCGGTCAAATCTTGAGATGATTACTCTTGAGAAAGCATTGCCTCCAGATGTTATGAAGCAAATTACTGATGCACGGCTAAGTCTTGGGTTAGTTTCACCTGAAGACAAGGGATTTCCTAAGAAACATGCAAGAAGGATACTCAGAGCTCTTGACTCTAGTGATGTGGAGCTGGTGAGGATGCTGCTCAAGGAAGGGCAGACTAACCTTGATGATGCATTTGCATTGCACTATGCTGTAGAACATTGTAACTCAAAGATCACAACTGAACTTCTGGACATTGCACATGCAAATGTCAATCACAGAAATCCAAGAGGTTATACTGTTCTTCACATTGCTGCCAGGCGAAGAGATCCTAAAATTCTTGTCTCTCTTTTAACCAAAGGTGCTCGGCCTTCTGATCTTACATTTGATGGAAGAAAAGCAATTCAAATAGCAAAGAGACTCACAAAACATAGGGATTACTTTGGGATTACTGAAGAAGGAAAACCGTCTCCTAAAGATAGGTTATGCATTGAGGTACTGGAGCAAGCTGAAAGATGGGATCCACAAGTTGGAGAAGCATCGGTTTCTCTTGCAAGGGTTGGTGACTGTGAACCTGGAAAGTTGTTGTACCTTGAAAACCGAG TTGGTTTGGCAAGGATACATTTTCCAGTCGAGGCAAGAGTAGCAATGGACATTGCTCAACTGGATGGTACTTCGGAATTTATCCTTGGTTCTAGTGCAGATCCACCTCCAGAGATACAACAGGCAACTGTTGATCTAAATGAAACTTCTTTGATAATGAATGACGAACACTTGGCTCGGATGAGGGCCCTCTCCAAAACAG GCGCTTCTTTCCGCGTTGTTCGAATGTGCTGGACAAGATCATGGATGATGAATCTAAGCTGGCTTCTCTCGGAAAAGAAGCATCCATGGAGAAGAGGAGGTTCCATGACGTGCATGACTCGCTTCAGAAGGCATTCAGCGAGGACAAGGAGTCGTCTTGTTTGA